The proteins below come from a single Capricornis sumatraensis isolate serow.1 chromosome 14, serow.2, whole genome shotgun sequence genomic window:
- the PDC gene encoding phosducin: MEEAKSQSLEEDFEGQASHTGPKGVINDWRKFKLESEDSDSVAPSKKEILRQMSSPQSRDDKDSKERFSRKMSVQEYELIHKDKEDENCLRKYRRQCMQDMHQKLSFGPRYGFVYELESGEQFLETIEKEQKITTIVVHIYEDGIKGCDALNSSLTCLAAEYPMVKFCKIKASNTGAGDRFSSDVLPTLLVYKGGELLSNFISVTEQLAEEFFTGDVESFLNEYGLLPEKEMHVLEQSNMEEDME, from the exons ATggaagaagcaaaaagccaaagtTTGGAGGAAGACTTTGAAGGACAGGCCTCACACACAG GACCCAAAGGAGTAATAAATGATTGGAGAAAGTTTAAATTGGAGAGTGAAGATAGTGATTCAGTTGCACCTAGCAAGAAGGAGATTCTCAGACAAATGTCTTCTCCTCAGAGTAGAGATGACAAAGACTCAAAAGAAAGATTCAGCAGAAAG ATGAGCGTTCAAGAATATGAACTAATCCACAAagataaagaagatgaaaactGCCTTCGTAAATACCGCAGACAGTGTATGCAGGATATGCACCAGAAGCTGAGTTTTGGGCCTAGATATGGGTTTGTGTATGAGCTGGAATCTGGGGAGCAATTCCTGGAAACCattgaaaaggaacagaaaatcaCCACTATCGTTGTTCATATTTATGAAGATGGTATTAAGGGCTGTGATGCTCTAAACAGTAGCTTAACATGCCTTGCAGCCGAATACCCTATGGTTAAGTTTTGTAAAATAAAGGCTTCTAATACAGGCGCCGGAGACCGCTTTTCCTCAGATGTACTCCCCACGCTGCTTGTCTACAAAGGTGGGGAACTCCTAAGCAATTTCATCAGTGTTACTGAACAGCTTGCTGAAGAATTTTTTACTGGGGATGTGGAGTCTTTCCTAAATGAATATGGGTTATTACCTGAAAAGGAGATGCATGTCCTAGAGCAGAGCAACATGGAAGAAGATATGGAATAA